A window from Borrelia sp. P9F1 encodes these proteins:
- the fliN gene encoding flagellar motor switch protein FliN, with the protein MGVGENDFREEEKPEIKGVKLPDLIDTLPEGVDPSNLGLLMDVSMQVTVELGRTERKIKDILGMSEGTIITLDKLAGEPVDILVNGKVIAKGEVVVIDENFGVRITEIIKIKND; encoded by the coding sequence ATGGGTGTAGGTGAAAATGATTTTAGGGAAGAGGAAAAGCCTGAGATAAAGGGGGTTAAGCTTCCTGATTTGATTGATACTTTGCCAGAAGGAGTTGATCCTAGTAATTTGGGGCTTTTGATGGATGTTTCCATGCAGGTTACTGTTGAGCTTGGTAGGACTGAGCGGAAGATTAAGGACATACTTGGCATGTCTGAGGGTACTATTATTACTCTTGATAAGCTTGCGGGAGAGCCCGTTGATATTTTGGTAAATGGAAAGGTGATAGCTAAAGGGGAGGTGGTTGTAATTGATGAGAATTTTGGGGTTAGAATTACTGAGATAATCAAAATTAAAAATGATTAA
- the fliQ gene encoding flagellar biosynthesis protein FliQ, whose protein sequence is MTTGQIIYLIRISIENIIILSAPMLITALVVGFLVSIFQAVTSIQDQTLSFIPKIIIILLTLVIFGPWILKKLMQFTFVVFNQIPHI, encoded by the coding sequence ATGACAACTGGTCAAATTATTTATCTGATTAGAATCTCTATTGAGAATATCATTATTCTATCAGCTCCGATGCTGATTACGGCGCTTGTAGTTGGGTTTCTTGTTTCGATTTTTCAGGCAGTCACATCAATTCAAGATCAAACTCTGAGTTTTATACCTAAAATCATCATAATACTGTTAACTCTTGTTATATTTGGCCCTTGGATTTTAAAAAAACTTATGCAGTTTACTTTTGTGGTATTTAATCAAATACCACATATATGA
- the fliM gene encoding flagellar motor switch protein FliM, producing the protein MAGNPGALSQDDIDSLLESINSADSLSSDDALSNVISSPMGKKQKVKIYDFKRPDKFSKEQVRTVSSFHEAFARYTTTSLSALLRKMVHVHVASVDQLTYEEFIRSIPNPTTLAIINMDPLKGSAIFEVDPTIAFAIVDRLFGGDGDTIKDKSRDLTEIEQSVMESVIIRILANMREAWSQVVDLRPRFGHIEVNPQFAQIVPPTEMIILVTLEVKIGKVEGLMNFCLPYITIEPIVSKLSTRYWHSLIGVGTTSENLDALRKKLENTGMPLIAEMGEVRLKVREILSLQKGDVINLENSLINKDLSLKVGTKQKFRCRMGLVGNKISVQITEKVGEVKDFDLLKELTEEIE; encoded by the coding sequence ATGGCGGGTAATCCAGGGGCGTTGTCTCAAGATGATATAGATAGTCTCTTAGAATCTATTAATTCGGCTGACAGTTTGTCATCAGACGATGCGCTTTCTAATGTTATATCTAGTCCTATGGGCAAGAAACAGAAGGTTAAGATTTATGATTTTAAGAGGCCGGATAAGTTTTCTAAGGAACAGGTAAGAACAGTGTCGAGTTTTCATGAGGCGTTTGCAAGGTATACTACTACCTCCTTGTCGGCTCTTTTAAGGAAGATGGTGCATGTACATGTGGCCTCCGTTGATCAGTTGACCTATGAGGAGTTTATTAGGTCTATTCCGAATCCTACTACTTTGGCAATAATTAATATGGATCCTTTGAAGGGCTCTGCCATATTTGAGGTTGATCCGACTATTGCATTTGCAATAGTTGATAGACTTTTTGGTGGAGATGGAGATACTATTAAGGATAAGAGCAGGGATTTGACTGAGATAGAACAGTCTGTTATGGAAAGTGTTATTATTCGTATACTTGCCAATATGCGGGAGGCTTGGTCTCAGGTAGTTGATCTCAGACCCCGTTTTGGGCATATAGAAGTTAATCCTCAATTTGCTCAAATAGTGCCTCCAACAGAGATGATTATTTTGGTAACCCTCGAGGTTAAAATAGGTAAGGTTGAGGGGCTTATGAACTTCTGTTTGCCTTACATTACCATAGAGCCTATTGTTTCTAAACTTTCTACAAGATATTGGCATTCTTTAATTGGGGTGGGTACTACTAGTGAAAATCTTGATGCATTAAGAAAAAAGCTTGAGAATACGGGTATGCCTTTAATAGCGGAGATGGGAGAGGTTAGGCTTAAGGTGAGGGAGATACTGTCTTTGCAGAAAGGGGATGTTATTAATCTTGAAAATTCTTTGATAAACAAGGATTTAAGTTTAAAGGTGGGAACCAAACAGAAATTCAGGTGTAGAATGGGTCTTGTTGGAAATAAGATTTCTGTTCAGATTACAGAGAAAGTTGGTGAAGTTAAGGATTTTGATTTGTTAAAAGAGCTTACAGAGGAAATTGAATAA
- the fliP gene encoding flagellar type III secretion system pore protein FliP (The bacterial flagellar biogenesis protein FliP forms a type III secretion system (T3SS)-type pore required for flagellar assembly.), with translation MRNRIILLLFFGVVGFSFAQTKSLQTTTGLNFPFVDFGSSTGEGIVFPLQLLLILAIITLSPAFLVLMTSFLRIAIVLDFVRRALSLQQSPPNQVIMGLALFLTLFIMWPTFNMIYENAYLPLKDSKITFHEFYDKGIVPLRSFMYKQMSGGKHEEIRLFMGMSNYPKPKNFSEVPTHVLIASFVLHELRVAFKMGILIFLPFIVIDIIVASVLMAMGMIMLPPVMISLPFKLILFVMVDGWTLITGGLIKSFM, from the coding sequence TTGAGAAATAGAATAATTCTTTTACTGTTTTTTGGAGTTGTGGGTTTTTCGTTTGCTCAGACTAAATCTTTGCAGACTACTACTGGTTTAAATTTTCCGTTTGTCGATTTTGGAAGTTCTACAGGCGAGGGCATAGTTTTCCCTTTGCAGCTTTTATTGATATTAGCTATAATAACTCTTTCTCCAGCTTTCTTAGTCTTAATGACTTCTTTTTTAAGAATAGCAATAGTATTAGATTTTGTCAGAAGAGCTCTTTCGCTTCAGCAGTCTCCTCCAAATCAGGTAATAATGGGATTGGCTTTGTTTTTAACTCTTTTTATCATGTGGCCAACTTTTAATATGATATACGAGAATGCGTACCTACCCCTTAAGGATTCAAAAATAACTTTCCATGAGTTTTATGATAAAGGAATTGTTCCACTTAGAAGTTTTATGTATAAGCAGATGTCTGGTGGTAAGCATGAAGAGATTAGATTATTTATGGGTATGAGTAATTATCCAAAGCCTAAAAATTTTAGTGAGGTTCCAACGCATGTTTTGATTGCATCTTTTGTTTTACATGAATTGAGGGTTGCTTTTAAAATGGGGATTTTAATATTTTTGCCATTCATAGTGATAGATATTATTGTGGCTTCGGTCTTGATGGCAATGGGGATGATAATGCTACCACCTGTGATGATCTCTTTACCGTTTAAGCTTATTCTTTTTGTAATGGTAGATGGGTGGACTTTAATTACGGGGGGGCTTATTAAGAGCTTCATGTGA
- the fliL gene encoding flagellar basal body-associated protein FliL — MPEKEDDRMDIGNDGGRGALVPNIIIKILQIIAIGLLTVVIMIIVSYFVSKMVLSQSGTPNDFPIFSNEYLGKPPMLIWYESIDEIRGTTLDTPPKTFVIKLALGYAENNVNILNELGRQKVRLKDIIREYFSQRTAQEIKNESQIKAEIKARINSVLRNGEIKEIALTQIDIFDM; from the coding sequence ATGCCTGAGAAGGAAGATGATCGTATGGATATTGGGAATGACGGTGGGAGGGGTGCCTTGGTTCCGAATATTATAATAAAGATTTTGCAGATAATAGCGATAGGCTTATTGACTGTTGTGATTATGATCATAGTTTCTTATTTTGTGTCTAAGATGGTATTGAGTCAAAGTGGAACGCCTAATGATTTCCCAATTTTTTCTAATGAATATTTAGGTAAGCCTCCTATGCTTATATGGTATGAAAGTATAGATGAAATTAGAGGGACTACTCTGGATACTCCTCCTAAGACCTTTGTGATAAAGCTTGCCTTGGGATATGCTGAGAATAATGTGAATATTTTAAATGAACTTGGAAGACAGAAGGTAAGGTTAAAGGATATTATTAGGGAATATTTTAGTCAAAGAACGGCACAAGAGATAAAGAATGAGAGTCAGATTAAAGCTGAAATCAAAGCTAGGATTAATAGTGTATTAAGGAATGGTGAAATAAAAGAAATTGCATTAACACAAATCGATATATTTGATATGTAA
- the fliR gene encoding flagellar biosynthetic protein FliR gives MDINFLILKSFVVLPVFVRIFLFLRFSPLFSTIRVGYLNFFFSLILSIILVDKINVAYPLDNLFSFVLILLGEAILGLIQAFFVSIIFNVFHLLGFFFSNQMGLAYANIFDVFAEEDSLVISQIFTYFFLLLFLSNDVLMRFFFVGVHDSVLNVRIENLVNVNNYEFITLLFSSFSILFEKALVISLPILGVLLLLYLILGILSKTSPQMNLLMLSFSISLCLGLLILYVSFPSLTISVRRVIELAIESMRDALNLFSGVLK, from the coding sequence ATGGATATAAATTTCCTAATCTTGAAGTCCTTTGTTGTTTTACCCGTATTTGTTAGGATTTTTCTTTTTTTAAGATTTTCTCCTCTTTTTTCAACCATAAGAGTAGGCTATCTAAACTTTTTCTTTTCCTTAATTCTCTCTATTATTCTTGTAGACAAGATTAATGTTGCTTATCCTTTAGATAATTTGTTTTCATTTGTTTTGATTTTGTTAGGAGAGGCTATTCTAGGCCTTATTCAGGCTTTTTTTGTAAGTATAATTTTTAATGTTTTCCATTTGCTAGGCTTTTTTTTCTCAAATCAAATGGGACTTGCTTATGCAAATATTTTTGATGTATTTGCAGAAGAGGATAGTTTAGTAATATCCCAGATATTTACATACTTTTTTCTACTCTTATTTTTATCGAATGATGTTTTGATGCGTTTCTTTTTTGTTGGAGTTCATGATTCTGTTTTAAATGTTAGAATTGAAAATCTAGTTAATGTGAACAATTATGAGTTTATTACATTGCTTTTTTCTTCTTTCTCTATTCTTTTTGAAAAAGCTTTAGTAATTTCTTTGCCGATATTAGGAGTGCTTTTATTGCTTTATTTGATTTTGGGGATACTTTCAAAAACTTCTCCTCAGATGAATTTACTAATGCTTAGTTTTTCAATTTCTTTGTGCCTAGGGCTTCTCATTTTGTACGTCAGTTTCCCAAGTTTGACAATATCTGTTAGGAGAGTCATTGAACTTGCTATAGAATCCATGAGGGATGCTTTAAATCTATTTTCTGGGGTTTTAAAATGA
- a CDS encoding flagellar biosynthetic protein FliO gives MIKSLFEFLILIFFLFSGDLFARDEGDGDSDVIFSGLENEAELPIFGDDETKFSGESIQDISLFNITDLVKILFFLSFFVFFVFMLKRVIFSSKRKVSDRKSDFIKEIASYEIDTKSSIRVISVLGNVYVFLVSGSSSVLLREIRQGEEMGNLEPELGKNEGLRDESSFKTVFDKILKVRKDDKELLDKAEYTELEKDIETSLKRKQDRLKKF, from the coding sequence ATGATTAAGTCTTTATTTGAGTTTTTGATTTTAATCTTTTTTTTGTTTTCTGGGGATTTATTTGCACGGGATGAAGGGGACGGTGATTCGGATGTTATTTTTTCTGGCTTAGAGAATGAGGCTGAATTGCCTATATTTGGAGATGATGAGACTAAATTTAGTGGGGAGAGCATACAGGATATATCTCTTTTCAACATTACGGATTTGGTTAAGATATTATTTTTTCTATCTTTCTTTGTTTTTTTCGTCTTTATGCTTAAGAGGGTGATTTTTAGTAGTAAGAGAAAGGTGAGTGATAGAAAATCAGACTTCATAAAGGAGATTGCTTCTTATGAAATAGACACTAAAAGTTCTATAAGGGTTATTAGTGTACTGGGCAACGTTTATGTATTCCTAGTTTCTGGTAGTTCTTCTGTTTTGCTAAGGGAGATAAGGCAGGGAGAGGAGATGGGCAATTTGGAGCCTGAACTTGGCAAGAATGAAGGTCTTAGGGATGAAAGTTCTTTCAAAACAGTGTTTGATAAGATATTAAAGGTTAGAAAAGATGATAAAGAATTGCTTGATAAGGCTGAGTATACGGAGTTGGAAAAAGATATTGAGACTTCTTTGAAAAGAAAACAAGACAGACTGAAAAAGTTTTAG